Proteins encoded within one genomic window of Mesobacillus subterraneus:
- a CDS encoding sigma-70 family RNA polymerase sigma factor: protein MYIDKLRKVDTAKDKGFMDHYQNLKRYCQFLTQSSWDGDDLVQDVTVKAIRHYEPSQISSALLKKMAYNHWVDTVRKRSREITGIPEDLASFTSGNVMDTVEMILAKLTPKQAVILVLKEAFRFQSREIAELLQTSEMAVKAVLHRSRKRLERDVSLREVDREITEDEEKLLSDLLCESLQSEDPTVLLENIHEIPTLASCSPEMSLLSYSPLSSFKMAA from the coding sequence ATGTATATCGACAAGCTCAGGAAAGTGGATACAGCAAAGGATAAAGGGTTCATGGACCACTATCAAAATCTTAAGAGATATTGCCAGTTTTTAACACAGAGCAGCTGGGATGGTGATGACCTTGTGCAGGACGTGACGGTTAAGGCGATTCGCCATTATGAGCCTTCCCAGATCAGCTCGGCTTTGTTGAAAAAGATGGCTTATAACCATTGGGTAGATACGGTCAGGAAGCGCAGCCGTGAGATAACGGGAATACCGGAAGATCTCGCTTCATTCACTAGTGGCAATGTCATGGATACAGTCGAGATGATTTTAGCCAAATTGACGCCGAAGCAGGCAGTGATTCTGGTTTTGAAGGAAGCATTCCGTTTTCAATCCCGGGAAATCGCTGAATTGTTGCAGACTTCAGAAATGGCAGTTAAAGCAGTGCTCCATCGGTCCAGGAAACGACTCGAACGTGATGTAAGCTTGCGGGAAGTGGATCGAGAAATTACCGAGGATGAGGAAAAGCTGCTGTCAGACTTGCTTTGCGAATCACTTCAGTCTGAGGACCCGACTGTGTTGCTTGAAAATATCCATGAAATCCCGACGCTTGCTTCATGTTCGCCGGAAATGTCGCTGCTCTCCTATTCACCTCTCTCTAGTTTCAAAATGGCTGCGTAA
- a CDS encoding L-lactate dehydrogenase, translated as MKRNKLVIVGVGYVGSYVLADAMKLGLFAEIAVIDIDKEIAYGEALDQEHATALTYMSNTKVHAGDYSECVDADVIICAAGPSMIKSDEDAMPDRAQLAVVNSEVIREVMTGITKNTKDAIIILITNPLDTMVYIAENEFDYPKGRIFGTGTMLDSARLRKIIATNYDIDPKSVTGYMMGEHGHTAFPVLSRLSVQGFGEKELDQVFQGKEPLSRDVLKKQVVKAAFDVLNGKGWTNAGVAQAAITLAKAVMLDERSVYPVSTTLHGQYGYDGDVALSMPCIIGRNGVEKQLEITLDSQELEWLNQSAEYIKEAMKVAKTGRNHNSKIPD; from the coding sequence ATGAAAAGAAATAAGTTAGTTATTGTAGGAGTAGGCTATGTTGGTTCTTATGTTCTGGCAGATGCCATGAAATTAGGACTTTTTGCGGAAATAGCTGTCATTGATATAGATAAAGAAATAGCTTATGGCGAAGCTCTTGATCAAGAACATGCAACCGCTCTAACATATATGTCAAATACAAAGGTACATGCTGGAGATTATTCCGAATGTGTGGATGCAGATGTGATTATCTGTGCTGCTGGTCCCAGCATGATAAAAAGTGATGAAGATGCGATGCCGGACAGAGCGCAATTAGCTGTTGTCAATTCTGAGGTAATACGTGAAGTGATGACTGGAATTACTAAAAATACGAAAGATGCCATCATTATTCTAATAACAAATCCTTTAGATACCATGGTGTACATAGCAGAAAATGAATTCGACTATCCGAAGGGGCGCATATTCGGAACCGGAACTATGCTTGATTCTGCACGACTTCGTAAAATAATTGCTACTAATTATGACATCGATCCAAAAAGTGTAACAGGCTATATGATGGGCGAACACGGACACACAGCTTTCCCAGTATTAAGCCGCTTAAGTGTGCAAGGATTTGGTGAAAAAGAATTAGATCAAGTTTTTCAAGGAAAAGAACCATTAAGCAGGGACGTTTTGAAAAAACAAGTTGTAAAGGCAGCCTTTGATGTTTTAAATGGGAAAGGCTGGACAAATGCAGGTGTAGCCCAAGCTGCTATTACACTAGCAAAGGCTGTTATGCTAGATGAACGCAGTGTATATCCAGTGTCCACAACGTTACATGGACAATATGGATACGATGGAGATGTTGCATTAAGTATGCCATGTATCATCGGGAGAAATGGCGTAGAAAAACAATTAGAAATTACTCTCGACTCGCAAGAACTTGAATGGCTGAATCAATCAGCGGAATATATTAAAGAAGCGATGAAAGTTGCAAAGACAGGCAGAAATCATAATTCTAAAATTCCAGATTGA
- a CDS encoding DUF2621 domain-containing protein produces MYQLEGWFLWFMMFWVVVLVGLFAIGGYFMFRKFLKKLPKNDGKSDMDWEEYYVNQTRHLWHDEQKALLEDLVSPVPELFRDVARHKIAGKIGEIALNEKADKITQELVIRGYILATPKRDHKFLRKRLAEKQISTAPYESLF; encoded by the coding sequence ATGTATCAGCTTGAAGGTTGGTTTTTGTGGTTTATGATGTTTTGGGTCGTTGTATTGGTCGGCTTATTCGCAATAGGCGGATATTTTATGTTCCGCAAGTTTTTGAAAAAGCTGCCGAAGAACGACGGCAAATCAGATATGGACTGGGAAGAGTATTATGTGAATCAAACGCGGCATTTGTGGCATGATGAGCAGAAGGCACTGCTTGAAGATTTGGTCAGTCCTGTTCCTGAGTTATTCAGGGATGTGGCGAGACACAAAATCGCAGGCAAAATTGGTGAGATTGCCCTGAACGAAAAGGCGGACAAGATTACTCAGGAGCTTGTCATTCGCGGCTATATCCTCGCCACACCAAAGCGTGACCATAAATTTTTGCGAAAGCGGCTTGCTGAAAAGCAAATCAGCACCGCACCATATGAGAGTTTGTTCTAA
- a CDS encoding DUF3817 domain-containing protein, whose product MQNTAISRFLMMGLIEGGSLLVLVFIAMPLKYWAGFPEAVRFVGSLHGFLFVFYVLMIIYTTFKIRWSLLWAVSGLAAAFIPFGHMVLDRFLQQTFSVKEVS is encoded by the coding sequence ATGCAAAATACAGCTATCAGCCGTTTTCTTATGATGGGATTGATTGAGGGTGGATCATTGCTGGTGCTTGTGTTCATCGCAATGCCGCTTAAATATTGGGCTGGTTTTCCTGAGGCTGTTCGGTTCGTAGGTTCTTTGCATGGGTTTTTATTCGTTTTTTATGTGCTTATGATTATATATACGACATTTAAGATCCGATGGTCGTTGTTATGGGCAGTTAGTGGGTTGGCAGCTGCGTTCATTCCTTTTGGTCATATGGTTTTGGATCGCTTTTTACAGCAGACTTTTTCGGTAAAGGAAGTTTCATAA
- a CDS encoding LCP family protein has translation MALKRKKVRWSRVLMVLLIIGIFMVGLNTIFQYIEGTYKALNQPFKKAEAESFHGEKDTRKEINVLLLGSDSRGETNARTDTIMVAHYNPESNNVKLISLMRDMYVAIPGHGQQKLNAAYSLGGTELLRQTIKTNFGLDIHHYAIVDFKGFEKAVDLLIPDGIEVDIPYEMSDGIGMTLEKGTQKLHGEELLGYVRFRQDRLSDFGRVQRQQEVISKLKEEAVSLNSVTKLPEMLDVLQTHIDTNIDSPTLLAIGKDVLTNQGGEIQTIRIPEDGSFENTRQDKIGEVLEVDFDQNKDALEEFLKSDLN, from the coding sequence ATGGCATTAAAAAGGAAAAAAGTAAGATGGAGCCGAGTATTGATGGTCCTTTTGATAATTGGGATATTTATGGTTGGTCTGAATACGATATTTCAATACATAGAAGGAACTTATAAAGCTTTAAATCAACCATTTAAAAAAGCTGAAGCAGAGTCGTTTCACGGTGAAAAGGATACTAGAAAGGAAATAAACGTTCTTTTATTAGGAAGCGACTCTCGTGGAGAGACAAATGCCCGAACGGATACAATCATGGTTGCCCATTACAACCCTGAGTCTAACAATGTAAAACTGATATCTTTAATGCGCGATATGTATGTCGCCATCCCTGGACATGGGCAGCAAAAATTAAATGCAGCCTACTCCCTTGGTGGAACTGAATTACTGAGGCAAACGATTAAAACGAATTTTGGCTTAGACATCCATCATTATGCGATCGTTGATTTTAAAGGCTTCGAAAAAGCGGTCGACCTCCTCATTCCAGATGGAATAGAAGTGGACATACCTTATGAAATGTCCGATGGAATTGGTATGACATTGGAAAAAGGAACCCAAAAGCTGCATGGAGAGGAACTGCTGGGATACGTACGTTTCCGCCAGGACCGGCTAAGTGATTTCGGACGAGTCCAGCGACAGCAAGAAGTGATTTCAAAATTAAAAGAAGAAGCCGTAAGTCTTAACAGCGTAACCAAGCTGCCTGAAATGCTGGATGTTTTACAAACACACATTGATACGAATATCGACTCCCCGACGCTTTTAGCCATCGGAAAAGACGTATTGACTAATCAAGGCGGAGAAATACAAACAATACGGATTCCTGAAGATGGCAGCTTTGAAAACACACGCCAAGACAAAATTGGCGAAGTGTTGGAAGTGGATTTTGATCAGAATAAGGATGCTCTAGAAGAATTTTTGAAGAGTGATTTAAATTAG
- a CDS encoding nuclease-related domain-containing protein, which produces MAFKERTEPIILSKLRILNKRLDLADEEKRYFSYLDKGYKGELQFDAMTEKLTSSCLILNELLLEVERTTFQIDTLIIFAGTLYLFEIKTNQGDYLYKQEGLTSITTGVSIKNPLDQLNRTKLLFKKLLNQLGYNFKIQGSVVFINPEFTLYHAHPDLPFIFPTQIKRLLENLNNQPGKVSSNHYKFATKLASLHQIETSYNKLPSFHYDELKKGITCSECESFSVEAYHKYLVCKDCGSKELVESAVMRTVEEFRLIFPERAITSTEVQRWCGIDSNKRIRRILGKHLESTGSKQWTKYH; this is translated from the coding sequence GTGGCTTTTAAGGAAAGAACGGAACCTATTATTTTGTCAAAGCTTAGAATCTTGAACAAGAGACTTGATTTAGCAGATGAGGAAAAAAGGTATTTTTCATACCTCGATAAGGGATATAAAGGCGAATTGCAATTCGATGCCATGACAGAAAAACTGACAAGCAGCTGTTTAATTTTGAACGAATTGCTGCTCGAAGTTGAAAGAACAACCTTTCAAATCGATACTTTGATTATATTTGCCGGCACATTATATCTTTTTGAAATAAAGACTAACCAGGGAGATTATCTATACAAACAAGAAGGTCTAACTTCAATAACAACCGGAGTTTCGATCAAGAATCCACTCGATCAACTCAATCGCACTAAGCTGCTTTTTAAGAAACTATTAAATCAACTAGGCTACAACTTTAAAATACAAGGTTCAGTCGTTTTTATTAACCCCGAGTTTACCCTGTATCACGCACATCCAGACCTTCCATTCATATTCCCCACCCAGATCAAACGACTCCTCGAAAACCTCAACAACCAGCCAGGAAAAGTATCCAGTAACCATTACAAATTCGCAACCAAACTAGCCTCCCTCCATCAGATTGAAACATCCTACAATAAACTACCATCCTTTCACTACGACGAACTCAAGAAAGGTATTACCTGTAGTGAATGTGAGTCGTTTTCAGTAGAGGCATATCATAAGTATTTAGTTTGTAAGGATTGCGGGAGCAAAGAATTAGTAGAATCAGCAGTTATGAGGACGGTAGAGGAGTTTAGATTAATTTTCCCAGAACGAGCAATTACTTCAACTGAGGTTCAGCGATGGTGTGGAATAGATTCAAACAAACGTATTAGAAGGATCTTGGGGAAGCACTTAGAATCAACAGGTAGTAAACAATGGACAAAATATCACTAA
- a CDS encoding DUF4362 domain-containing protein translates to MKKISSFLFYFVLIIVLASCNAEVNENGSPNGNREPQSTGEGNPQPYVKGVKDVDVLNTHGGIDGIERMQRFYKDMKSGVPSDLRIVFYTIEGDPIVKDLKFDGESLEVKTDNTRDAYGSGEIQTINCGQLIEEVNPTNTSFIATDCKEGPYGMEEIIEIEYNMSQQDLFEINLKYGENLENEINTKTNEVIKENGTTESFQMAENVKQELYKKLVFANYLGEKELVTTCDRPNAIQYNLMVYINGGQQELTWKQCDESLDGLKFSEIANYIIAQSEQEQAENPEVIVQGYVLERKDNNLLIGEELNKLDYEWMKDEIKQMDLNSFVFDFTELEGVAVEDYQLGDKIRATIDGTIIGSKPGKAKVKEIEKIK, encoded by the coding sequence ATGAAAAAAATATCGAGCTTCCTTTTTTATTTTGTATTAATCATTGTGCTAGCTTCCTGTAATGCGGAAGTTAACGAAAATGGGAGTCCTAATGGCAATAGAGAACCTCAATCTACAGGTGAAGGAAACCCTCAACCTTATGTAAAGGGTGTGAAGGACGTTGATGTCTTGAATACTCATGGAGGCATTGATGGGATTGAAAGGATGCAGCGTTTTTATAAAGATATGAAGAGTGGGGTGCCTTCTGATTTACGGATTGTGTTCTATACGATTGAAGGGGATCCCATTGTAAAGGATTTGAAATTCGATGGAGAATCTCTTGAGGTAAAGACTGATAATACTCGTGATGCGTATGGGAGTGGGGAGATTCAAACGATTAACTGTGGCCAATTGATAGAAGAAGTGAATCCTACCAATACCTCCTTCATAGCAACTGATTGTAAAGAAGGCCCTTATGGGATGGAGGAAATCATAGAAATTGAATATAATATGAGCCAACAGGATTTGTTTGAAATTAACCTAAAGTATGGAGAAAATCTAGAAAATGAAATTAACACGAAAACTAACGAGGTCATAAAAGAAAACGGTACGACTGAATCGTTTCAGATGGCAGAGAATGTGAAGCAAGAGCTGTATAAAAAGCTAGTCTTTGCAAATTACTTGGGTGAAAAAGAGCTCGTTACAACATGTGATCGCCCTAACGCGATACAGTACAATTTAATGGTGTATATAAATGGAGGGCAGCAGGAACTTACCTGGAAGCAATGTGATGAAAGCCTTGATGGGCTGAAGTTTTCAGAGATTGCAAATTACATTATCGCACAATCTGAGCAGGAACAAGCAGAAAATCCAGAAGTAATCGTTCAAGGCTATGTGCTAGAACGGAAAGACAACAACCTGTTAATTGGAGAAGAATTAAATAAGCTGGATTATGAATGGATGAAAGACGAAATAAAGCAGATGGATTTGAATTCATTTGTATTTGATTTTACCGAATTAGAAGGTGTTGCTGTTGAAGATTACCAACTTGGTGATAAAATCCGGGCTACGATAGACGGTACCATCATCGGATCGAAGCCAGGAAAAGCCAAAGTGAAAGAAATTGAAAAAATAAAGTAG
- a CDS encoding cell wall hydrolase: MKKIIMLVSILTLVIGSYTVYAETSKTNKPAETLTAKKVDVDSKESSVTDKRFIKEEEMKLLARLVHAEAKGEPYEGKVAVAEVVLNRVEDEQFPDTVKEVIYQRNAFQPVQNGAINKPASEDAIKAVEDALENENNNDCLYFYNPETATSQWIFTRDVVKTIGKHAFAI; the protein is encoded by the coding sequence ATGAAAAAAATTATTATGTTAGTTTCAATCCTTACACTAGTGATTGGTTCATATACAGTTTATGCTGAAACGTCGAAAACGAACAAGCCGGCTGAGACTTTGACAGCCAAAAAGGTCGATGTTGATTCGAAGGAATCTTCAGTTACAGATAAACGCTTCATCAAGGAAGAAGAAATGAAACTTCTTGCCCGCCTGGTCCATGCGGAAGCTAAAGGTGAGCCATATGAAGGCAAGGTTGCCGTTGCCGAAGTAGTACTGAACCGAGTGGAAGACGAACAATTCCCTGATACAGTAAAAGAAGTCATTTATCAAAGAAACGCATTCCAACCGGTCCAGAATGGTGCAATCAATAAACCTGCCAGTGAAGATGCTATCAAAGCTGTTGAAGATGCCCTTGAAAATGAAAATAACAATGACTGTCTTTATTTCTATAATCCGGAGACAGCGACAAGCCAGTGGATCTTCACCAGGGATGTCGTTAAAACAATCGGAAAGCATGCATTTGCTATCTAA
- a CDS encoding DMT family transporter — MEKTNLHPLMFIVLVVVTTFLMGSSFTVGKIGLNYVSPLLLVGLRFTIAGLIMAVLVRKRVKPEKLADWGRIFTIGMMQTAGVMGCIFLSLRTITAGESSILTFTNPLLVVMMGTVFLGIRYRLIHWIGAIIGFIGVFITLGFHLQLTIGTLFGLGAAVFWSIGTILIKQWGSLFNVWVLTAYQMLFGGIILLLMGLMLETPKLTITPVSITIILWLAVMASIVQFAIWFYLINQGDPGKTSAFLFLAPFFGVLTGWVLLGEIVEWFVYAGGTLIFTGIFLVNWTFKKGLANRKMAKLLNN, encoded by the coding sequence ATGGAAAAAACAAATCTTCATCCACTCATGTTCATCGTCTTAGTCGTTGTCACTACCTTTTTAATGGGCTCTTCTTTTACAGTCGGAAAGATTGGTTTGAACTATGTCTCTCCATTGTTATTGGTTGGTTTAAGGTTTACGATTGCCGGTTTGATCATGGCGGTACTCGTGAGGAAAAGAGTTAAGCCGGAAAAGCTCGCTGACTGGGGAAGGATTTTTACTATTGGTATGATGCAGACGGCAGGAGTCATGGGCTGTATCTTTCTTAGCTTGCGAACAATCACTGCTGGAGAGTCCTCGATTTTAACCTTTACCAATCCGTTATTGGTGGTTATGATGGGGACCGTATTCCTCGGGATTCGTTACAGGCTCATTCATTGGATTGGCGCGATCATTGGGTTTATTGGTGTGTTCATCACATTGGGTTTTCATTTGCAGCTGACAATAGGAACACTTTTCGGACTGGGGGCTGCGGTGTTCTGGTCAATTGGTACCATCCTGATCAAACAATGGGGCAGCCTATTCAACGTATGGGTCTTGACAGCTTATCAAATGCTCTTTGGAGGAATCATTCTCTTATTGATGGGTCTTATGTTGGAAACGCCTAAGCTTACGATAACCCCGGTTTCAATAACGATTATTCTATGGCTGGCGGTCATGGCTTCCATCGTTCAATTTGCCATTTGGTTTTACCTGATTAATCAAGGTGATCCAGGCAAGACAAGCGCCTTCCTGTTCCTCGCGCCATTTTTCGGCGTGCTAACTGGCTGGGTGTTGTTGGGTGAGATTGTGGAATGGTTCGTCTATGCAGGTGGCACCCTGATTTTCACAGGGATTTTTCTGGTGAATTGGACGTTTAAAAAGGGGTTAGCGAATCGCAAAATGGCAAAATTATTAAACAACTAG
- a CDS encoding DUF1450 domain-containing protein, with product MNVIQKLFSKQKKVKIEFCQRNLEQFLQEESYAAYNDFLSRKNVIHNEFECQSRCKECSISPYAMVNGDFVSAENSDELLKKLAEYID from the coding sequence ATGAATGTAATCCAGAAGCTTTTTTCAAAGCAAAAGAAAGTGAAGATTGAATTCTGCCAGCGTAATTTGGAGCAGTTTTTACAGGAAGAGAGTTATGCTGCATATAATGATTTCCTGAGCCGCAAAAATGTAATACACAACGAATTCGAATGTCAGAGCAGGTGCAAGGAATGCAGTATATCACCGTATGCAATGGTGAATGGCGATTTTGTAAGTGCAGAGAATTCTGATGAGTTGCTTAAAAAATTGGCTGAATATATAGACTGA
- the clpP gene encoding ATP-dependent Clp endopeptidase proteolytic subunit ClpP, with protein MTTIPYVIEQSNRGERSYDIYSRLLKDRIIMLGDEINDQVANSVIAQLLFLEADNPEKDISIYINSPGGSTTAGFAIFDTMEYIKPDISTICIGMAASFGAMLLLAGTKRKRFALPNSEIMIHQPLGGARGQATEIEISAKRIIKLRDHVNQIISERTGQPVDKVEKDTDRDYFMSAEEALEYGIIDKIITRT; from the coding sequence ATGACTACAATTCCTTATGTCATCGAACAATCGAACCGGGGAGAGCGTTCATACGATATTTATTCCCGACTGTTAAAAGACCGGATTATCATGCTTGGAGATGAAATCAATGACCAGGTGGCAAACAGCGTTATTGCGCAGCTTCTATTTCTTGAAGCAGATAATCCTGAAAAGGATATCTCGATCTATATTAATAGTCCTGGAGGTTCAACCACAGCAGGATTCGCAATTTTTGATACGATGGAATACATTAAGCCTGATATTAGCACAATCTGTATCGGAATGGCCGCATCGTTCGGAGCCATGCTGCTGCTTGCCGGTACAAAAAGGAAAAGATTTGCACTTCCAAACAGTGAAATCATGATCCATCAGCCGCTGGGCGGTGCAAGAGGCCAGGCGACGGAGATTGAGATTTCAGCCAAAAGAATCATTAAATTGCGTGATCATGTGAACCAGATTATTTCAGAGCGAACCGGTCAGCCTGTTGATAAAGTCGAGAAGGATACAGACCGGGATTATTTCATGAGTGCCGAGGAAGCTCTTGAATATGGGATCATCGACAAAATCATCACACGAACATAG
- a CDS encoding DUF7010 family protein: protein MKQNVSHLNFEELRMELSAEAGKGYPMFIAGVIFWLVMGIGGFFVPQHIMVWVYLFGIGLVLPLGILVSKVVHVNFLATHNPLSSIGGLVGGIQIFFAPLIILVAYQQPDWIPFVVGVLTGAHFLPYAAIYQSKAYFFQTVGTVLTVSLIGLSWMEYAYLLIPFSLIIVYSITLFWLIKEAKAVKGKWTAQEKNILSQYNYLKWGSRNDYRNQKY, encoded by the coding sequence ATGAAGCAGAATGTTTCTCATTTGAATTTTGAAGAGCTTAGGATGGAATTATCAGCAGAGGCTGGCAAAGGGTACCCTATGTTCATCGCAGGTGTTATTTTCTGGCTGGTGATGGGGATTGGAGGTTTTTTTGTACCACAGCATATTATGGTTTGGGTCTATCTATTCGGCATTGGTTTAGTGTTGCCTCTTGGTATTCTTGTTTCAAAAGTAGTTCATGTCAATTTTCTTGCTACACATAATCCGCTCTCATCCATAGGCGGCTTAGTCGGTGGAATCCAAATATTCTTCGCACCACTTATCATTCTTGTTGCGTACCAGCAGCCAGATTGGATTCCTTTTGTCGTTGGTGTTTTAACGGGTGCTCATTTCCTGCCATATGCGGCCATTTACCAGAGCAAGGCCTATTTTTTTCAAACGGTTGGTACTGTCTTGACAGTTTCTCTGATCGGTTTAAGCTGGATGGAATATGCTTATTTATTAATACCTTTTTCATTGATCATTGTTTATTCTATTACTTTGTTCTGGCTGATAAAGGAGGCAAAAGCTGTAAAGGGGAAATGGACTGCTCAAGAAAAAAACATTCTATCACAATATAACTATTTAAAATGGGGAAGCAGGAATGATTATAGAAATCAGAAATATTAA
- a CDS encoding SGNH/GDSL hydrolase family protein yields MKKYYNRLTLVFSVLSLILMLFSLGWTIQNQFFSNGASGAIEQVKPVKENTEKDGKVVVAIGDSLTRGTGDDSGKGYIGYLVDELKEKSKEKIMIHNFGVKGYRSNQLLDQLKQKEIQRKIQEADYILITIGGNDLFQSGQTFLQMDEQSIAQTKESFLINLESILKEIRTINDSAVIFHMGLYNPFIDLNDSELTTKIVRDWNYDSNQLLDQNEKAVYVPTFDLFQLSVNDYLYTDKFHPNAEGYRLIAERVASLITW; encoded by the coding sequence GTGAAAAAGTATTATAATCGTTTAACACTGGTTTTTTCAGTGCTTTCATTGATATTGATGCTATTTAGTCTTGGATGGACGATTCAAAATCAATTTTTCAGCAATGGAGCTTCAGGAGCTATCGAACAGGTAAAGCCAGTTAAAGAGAATACGGAAAAAGACGGCAAGGTGGTTGTGGCAATTGGTGATTCGCTGACTCGTGGAACCGGGGATGATTCAGGAAAAGGCTATATTGGCTACCTGGTTGATGAGCTTAAGGAGAAATCGAAAGAAAAAATTATGATTCATAACTTCGGGGTTAAAGGATACCGCTCGAATCAGCTGTTGGATCAGCTTAAACAAAAAGAAATCCAGAGAAAGATTCAGGAAGCTGACTACATACTGATTACCATTGGAGGCAATGATTTGTTCCAGAGTGGGCAAACGTTTTTGCAAATGGATGAGCAGAGTATAGCTCAGACGAAGGAAAGTTTTTTGATAAACCTTGAATCAATTTTAAAAGAAATTAGGACCATTAATGACTCAGCTGTCATTTTTCATATGGGATTGTATAATCCGTTCATTGATTTGAATGATTCCGAGCTGACAACGAAAATTGTCCGGGATTGGAATTACGATAGTAACCAGCTGCTCGACCAGAATGAAAAGGCTGTTTATGTGCCAACATTTGATTTATTCCAGCTGAGTGTCAACGATTATTTGTACACAGATAAATTTCACCCTAACGCTGAAGGCTATAGGCTAATCGCTGAGCGGGTGGCTTCATTAATTACATGGTAA
- a CDS encoding DUF3891 family protein, which produces MIIHERKDEFVMVTQHDHALVSRDAAQFWRDDYFLGIERKDSVVLAVREHDRCWIEPDEEPIWNEQTQQPYSFTDYPGRPKLSFYKKGIDEVAELDLYAGLLCSLHYASFLKNATSAIGKNFWNEEHLRQQVLLQEIGIEKDELLSFHLKLLKFCDNLSLYICLNQPGIPKEREHYFYRDGFPQKFSFANNQPINAEYLDQQTVSLSISPFKEKLHVTLPYKAVNKAIIKENGLAAAYQHSPVLWREVAFI; this is translated from the coding sequence ATGATTATCCATGAACGAAAGGATGAATTCGTCATGGTTACCCAGCATGACCATGCACTGGTTTCTCGGGACGCTGCACAATTCTGGAGAGATGATTATTTCCTCGGAATCGAGAGGAAAGATTCGGTGGTACTCGCCGTACGAGAACACGATCGGTGCTGGATTGAGCCAGACGAAGAACCAATATGGAATGAACAAACTCAGCAGCCTTACTCCTTTACGGATTATCCAGGGCGGCCGAAGCTTTCATTTTACAAAAAGGGAATTGACGAAGTCGCGGAGTTGGATCTTTATGCCGGCCTCCTGTGCAGCTTGCACTATGCATCATTTCTTAAGAATGCCACGAGTGCAATCGGTAAGAATTTTTGGAACGAGGAACACCTGAGACAGCAAGTTTTGCTACAGGAAATAGGAATCGAAAAAGACGAACTGCTTTCCTTCCATTTAAAACTATTAAAATTCTGCGATAACCTGTCATTGTATATTTGCCTGAATCAACCTGGAATACCGAAAGAACGGGAGCACTATTTTTACCGAGATGGCTTCCCGCAGAAATTTTCATTTGCCAACAACCAGCCTATCAATGCAGAGTATCTTGACCAACAAACTGTATCCTTATCCATTTCACCCTTCAAGGAAAAACTTCATGTCACACTGCCCTATAAAGCCGTTAATAAGGCGATCATCAAAGAAAATGGATTGGCTGCCGCTTATCAACACAGCCCTGTTTTATGGAGAGAAGTAGCATTTATATGA
- a CDS encoding YolD-like family protein, protein MRIRDRGKLKFMPAHFMPEHRALLRELARDELRQPKPLLDEYEIQEMENRICYAMEFTDLVKITKWDDGFTYEEKVHVHFLDSIRKEVRMVVEDGCAVTIAFGDIVAIEVIK, encoded by the coding sequence ATGAGAATACGTGATCGAGGAAAGCTCAAATTTATGCCAGCTCATTTTATGCCAGAGCATCGTGCATTATTAAGAGAGTTAGCCAGGGATGAGTTGCGGCAGCCGAAGCCGTTGCTCGATGAATACGAAATCCAGGAGATGGAGAATCGGATTTGCTACGCCATGGAATTTACCGATCTAGTAAAAATCACGAAGTGGGATGATGGATTTACATATGAAGAAAAAGTCCATGTTCACTTCCTTGATTCAATTAGGAAGGAGGTAAGGATGGTAGTTGAGGATGGTTGTGCAGTGACAATTGCATTCGGGGATATAGTCGCTATAGAAGTAATAAAATAA